From a region of the Lactuca sativa cultivar Salinas chromosome 4, Lsat_Salinas_v11, whole genome shotgun sequence genome:
- the LOC111882123 gene encoding protein NRT1/ PTR FAMILY 2.10: protein MEKKVEAMENGDEKVEEIKELNYRGVRAMPYVIGNETFEKLGTIGTSTNLLVYLTTVFNMKSITATNLIYVFNGTCNFGTLIGAFLSDTYFGRYKVLGFASVSSFLGMLVLTLTAAVTKLHPPHCVEAPCVGATPWQMAFLLTGFLFLIIGASGIRPCNLAFGADQFNPNTESGQRGIASFFNWYYFTFTFAMMVSLTVIVYVQADINWAIGLAIPTFLMFLSCAVFFIGTNIYVKVLPDGSPLTSICQVLVATVKKRDLAFPDEPATSLFNHVSSKSINSKLPYSKQLKFLNKAAIMTSEDIVNSDGSSGNRWTLCSIQQIEEVKCVIKTVPIWISCIIYNVSINQMQTYTVFQALQSDRRLRPSSFQVPAASYTVFQMLALTIWIPIYDQIVVPCLRRITHKRQGISLLQRIGVGAGIAIITMLVAGLVETKRRDEAHSMPTVGYEKGKGAISSMPGYWLIFQLSIAGLSEAFAVIGLVEFFYKQFPENMRSFAGSFLFCGFAMSSYLSSFLITVVHKTTREGGSRNWLAEDLNEAKLDYFYYLCMGLEVLNFIYFLIVAKWYKYKGAGDEADDVPLEEMPAQKHIA from the exons ATGGAGAAGAAGGTGGAAGCCATGGAGAATGGAGATGAGAAAGTGGAAGAAATCAAAGAGCTCAACTACAGAGGAGTTAGAGCCATGCCTTATGTTATAG GAAACGAGACGTTTGAGAAGCTAGGAACCATCGGGACATCGACAAATCTACTTGTATATTTAACGACAGTATTTAATATGAAGTCGATAACAGCTACTAATCTTATCTACGTATTTAATGGTACTTGCAACTTTGGTACTCTTATCGGAGCTTTTCTCTCTGACACTTATTTCGGTCGATACAAGGTCTTGGGATTCGCATCAGTATCATCTTTCctg GGAATGCTTGTGCTGACGTTAACCGCAGCAGTCACAAAGCTTCATCCTCCTCATTGTGTAGAAGCTCCATGCGTCGGAGCAACGCCCTGGCAAATGGCTTTCTTGTTGACCGGTTTCTTGTTTCTGATCATCGGGGCAAGCGGAATCCGGCCATGTAACTTAGCCTTCGGCGCCGACCAATTCAATCCAAACACAGAATCCGGCCAACGGGGAATCGCCAGTTTCTTCAACTGGTACTACTTCACCTTCACTTTCGCCATGATGGTATCATTGACAGTTATCGTCTACGTTCAAGCAGATATTAACTGGGCAATCGGATTAGCCATTCCAACGTTCCTTATGTTCTTGTCATGTGCTGTGTTTTTTATCGGCACGAATATATACGTCAAAGTGTTGCCGGACGGCAGCCCGTTAACAAGCATATGTCAAGTCCTCGTCGCCACCGTGAAGAAGCGGGATCTAGCGTTTCCCGATGAACCTGCAACTTCACTGTTCAATCACGTTTCTTCCAAATCCATCAACTCAAAACTTCCTTACAGCAAACAGCTCAAGTTTCTAAATAAAGCAGCGATCATGACTTCGGAAGATATAGTTAACTCCGATGGGTCTTCCGGAAACCGGTGGACGCTTTGTAGTATACAACAAATAGAAGAAGTGAAATGTGTGATCAAAACTGTTCCGATTTGGATATCTTGCATAATCTACAATGTTTCAATTAACCAAATGCAAACGTACACAGTCTTTCAAGCCTTACAATCCGACCGGCGACTCAGGCCAAGTTCATTTCAGGTACCGGCAGCTTCATACACCGTCTTCCAAATGCTTGCTCTCACTATATGGATCCCAATCTACGACCAAATAGTAGTTCCATGTCTCCGGAGAATAACACACAAACGACAAGGGATTTCTCTTCTCCAAAGAATAGGAGTCGGAGCAGGTATCGCCATTATAACGATGCTTGTTGCAGGTTTGGTAGAAACGAAAAGAAGAGATGAGGCACATTCAATGCCAACAGTTGGGTATGAAAAGGGAAAAGGTGCGATTTCATCAATGCCGGGTTACTGGTTAATATTTCAGTTATCAATAGCTGGGCTCTCCGAAGCGTTTGCGGTAATCGGATTGGTTGAGTTTTTCTACAAACAGTTTCCTGAAAACATGAGAAGTTTCGCAGGTTCGTTTTTGTTTTGTGGGTTTGCCATGTCGAGTTACTTGAGCAGTTTCTTGATAACTGTGGTTCATAAGACGACTCGGGAAGGTGGGTCGAGAAATTGGTTAGCTGAAGACCTTAACGAAGCGAAGTtagattatttttattatttatgcatGGGTTTGGAGGTGTTGaactttatatattttttgataGTAGCAAAATGGTATAAATACAAAGGAGCCGGAGATGAAGCCGATGATGTGCCATTAGAAGAAATGCCTGCCCAGAAACATATCGCGTAA